The following is a genomic window from Amycolatopsis australiensis.
GCTGACGCTGGCAGCCGACGCCATCGACGTCCACTCGGGCCGCTTCGGCGACTACCCGTACGGCGAGGTGGACGTGGTGCTGGACAACAACTTCTGGTTCGGCGGCATGGAGTACCCGGGCTTCGTGCTGGACCTGGTGTCGACCACGGCGCTGCCGCACGAGCTGGCCCACCAGTGGTGGTACGGCATCGTCGGTGACGACGAGTACAACTCGCCGTGGCTCGACGAGAGCTTCACCGACTACGCCACCGACCTCTACCGCGGCATCACCGGCAGCGGCTGCGGCATCACGTGGCAGTCGAGCGCGGAGAAGCTGACCAACTCGATGGCCTACTGGGACGCGCACTCGTCCCGGTATTCCACGGTGGTCTACAACTACGGCAAGTGCACCCTGCACGACCTGCGGCGGCTGATCGGCGACACGGCGATGGCGAACCTGCTGAAGTCGTACGCCCAGTCGCACTGGTACGGCGTGTCGACGACGGCCGAGTTCAAGGCCGCGGCGCAGGCGGCGGCCGGGTCGACCGACCTGACGTCGTTCTGGGCCGCGCACCGCGTGGAGGGCTGAGAACCCGTTCCCCGTCCACGTCCGCCACGGTGGGGACCTGGACGGGGAACGGCGTTTCCGCGGCGACGCGCTCGGATTCGCGCGCGCGGTTCGCGGCCGCGCTACGCGCGGGCGATCCTGGTGAACGGCACCTCGGCGACCAGCTCTTCGGGGGCCGAGAGCCGCCACGCCTCGTAGACGAGTTCGGCCAGCTCGTCGGCCTCGATCTCGTCCAGGTACGCCACGACCCAGCCGAAGCCGCCCGCGGTGAACTGCACCTCGAAGGCGTCCGGCCGTTCCGAGACCAGCGCGAGCTGCTCGGAGATCGTCTGCTTGAGGCCGACGGTCCGGGTCCGCGGCCAGAAGTAGCCGAACCGCTTGCCCCGCACGCTGAACGCCGAGTAGTCGCGCGCCTCGGCACGCTGGACCTCCGCCAGCGCGCCCAGCACCCGTTCGAACTCGCTCACCCGCACACTCACCGCATCCCTCCGGCGGATACCGTAGCGCGCCGGTAGCGTGGCCGGACATGAGCGAGCCCGGAGATCTCCGCGAAGCCGTACTCGACGACGGCCGCGAAGTCGTGGTCAAGCGGGGACACGCGCCCGGCGCGGCGGCGGCCGAGGCGGCGGGCCTGCGCTGGCTGGCCGCGGCGGACGCGGTCCGGGTGCCCGCCGTCCACCACCACGACCGGGACCGGCTGGTCATCGACCGCGTCCCGGCCGGCCGGCCGTCGCCGCCGGCGGCCGAGCGCTTCGGGCGCGGGCTGGCGCGGCTGCACGCGGCCGGGGCGCCGGCGTTCGGCGCGCCGCCGCCGGACGGGCCCGTCCAGGCGTGGATCGGCCGCGCGCCGATGGCCAACGTCACCGGTGACGACTGGGCAGCGTGGTACGCCGAGCACCGCGTCCTGCCCTACGTGCGGCTCGCGGTCGACGCGGGGACCTTCGGTCCTGCCGAAGCGGCGGTGTTCGAGCGGGCCTGTGCCCGGCTCCCGGCGTCGGACGAGCCGCCGGCACGCCTGCACGGCGACCTGTGGAACGGCAACGTGCTGTGGGACGGCCGCGAAGCCTGGCTGATCGACCCGGCCGCGCACGGCGGCCACCGCGAGACGGACCTGGCGATGCTGCACCTGTTCGGCTGCCCGCACCTGGACCGCGTCGTCGCCGCCTACGACGAAGCGGCGCCGCTCGCCGCCGGCCGGCGGGACCGGATCGGGGCGCACCAGCTGTTCCCGCTGCTGGTCCACACCGTCCTGTTCGGACAGTCCTACGCCGGCCAGGCGCTGGCGGCGGCCCGTACGCTGGGCTAGCAGCGCTGCAGCATCGTCTCCAGTGCCGTCTTCTCGGGGACGGTGATCGTCAGGCCGTAATCGGCCTTGACCACGATCCAGTCGGTGGCGTAGGTGCACCAGTACGAGACGAGCGGCGGCTTCCACTGGTCCGGGGCCTTGTCGCCCTTCTGCTCGTTGAGGTTGTCGGTGACCGCGTGCAGCTGCGGGCGGACGAGGTCGTTCGCGAACTGCTCGCGGCGCTCCTGCGTCCACGCCTTGGCGCCGCTGAGCCAGGCCTGCCCGAGCGGCACCAGGTGGTCGATGTCCACATCGGACGCCTTGTGCCAGGTCTCGCCGTCGTACGGGCTGACCCAGGTGCCGGACTTCGGAGCGCACTGGGCATCGGTGGTCACGTCCTCGCCGTCGCGCTTGAGGACTTCCTCGCGCGTGTCGCAGGCGCCGTCGACCTTGTCCCAGTGCGGGAACTTGTCCCGGCTGTAGCCGTCGATGGTGCCGCGCACGGCGATCTTCAGCTGCGCGAGCCGAGCCCGCGCTTCGGCGGGCGCGACCGGCGGCGCGGCGGTCGCGGCCGGCTGTGCGCCGGTGCCGGCGGCCAGGTCGCCGACCGGCTTGCAGCCGGTGAGCGAGGAGCCCGCGAGGAGGGCGAGCAGGACGAGCGCTCGGGTGCGCGGCATCGTGAACCCCTTTCACGTCGACCGGGAGGTGCCCAGCGGGCGGCGCGGGGAAACGGTGCAGATGGCTTAGTTGGCGCGATCCGATCGGGTCAAGAGCCGTGGAAGACCTGGCCGACGACGACGGCGGCGATCACGCCGGCGGTGACGAGCAGGGTGAGCACGAAGACCAGCCGCCACGGCACGATCCGGATCGGCCGCGGCTGCGGGAACACGGCCGCGGCAGCCCGGCGCGGAACCGGACCGGGCTCGTCGGTCTCGGGCTCGGCGGACGGCGGAGGCTCGACGGGCACGGGCACGACGGCGGGCAGTTCCGGCAGCCGCGAGAGCGCGGGAACACGCGCGGGAAAGCCATCGTCGAGCAGCGCGACGCGGGGTGGCGCGAGGTGCGCGAGGGAGAGCGCGTAGCAGGCGTCGAGCACGTCGTCGGCGGACCAGACGGTGCGCCACCGGTTGTGCTGCCCGATGATGCGCCGCAGCCCCCGCGGATCGGCGAGCACGACGGCGACCCGGGGCAGCGGCGCGGGCTCGCCGGCGCCCTCCACGGCATCGGCCGTGGCGCCGAGACGCGGGATCTGTCCAAGCGGCTTCTCCCCGAGCGCGGCCGGCGCGAACGGCTCGCCGGCGATTACCGGCGGCCGGGCCGCGTCGTCCCCGCCCGGCGGTACCAGCGCGACCAGGCCCGTCACGTACCGGCCGCCGTCGTGGGCGGCCAGTGCTCCCCGCGCGGCCGTCACTCCGGCGCCCGCTCGCTCCTCCGGCTCCGGCCACTCCGCCGTGCCCGGCTCGTGGGCCGCGACCACCACCAGCCCGTACCGGGTGAACACCAGCGCGTCCACGAACCGGGGTCCGCGGCCGCTGGGGACCGTGACGCCCACCAGCGCCAGGCCCGTCAGGTGCTGCGGTCCCGGGCCCCACGACCGCAGCAGCCCCGCGACGTGCTCCGCCGCCGGGGGCAGGCGCCGTGCTTCACCGGGGCGCTGGAGGGCCACGAGCACGCCGGTCACCCCTCCCTCGAGGAAAACTCCCTCGACGGTAGGAGCCCGACCGCCCGCCGCCCCAGCAGCCGAACGAGTGGTCGGACACCACCGTGCGTAGCCGTAGCGGCGGAACCCTTGCCCGGCAACGGATCCGCCGCGGAGGTTCTCCAGGCGCCCGGTCCGTGTGATGATGGACCACCGGGTACACCGATCGGCTCGACGAGGAGTGCGAGTGGACCTGCGGACCGAGATCGCGCAGTCGTGGCGGCGGGCGGAGCTGTCCGGGCTCTCGCCCGCGTCGTCGGTCGACCGGCTCGACGTCGCCGACGTCGACAGCCGCAGCCGGCTGCTGCGGGCCGCCTCGCCGGTGCTCGACGAGCTGGCCCGGCAGCTGGCCGGGACGCGGTTCTGCGTCGTGCTCGCCGACGACGAATGCCGGATCGTCGCGCGCCGGTTCAGCGAACGCTCGGTGGAGCTGGCGCTCGAGAACATCAGCGCGGTGCCCGGCTGCCAGTTCCTGGAGGAACGCACCGGGACGAACGCCCTCGCGACCCCGTTCGAGACCCGCCG
Proteins encoded in this region:
- a CDS encoding MmcQ/YjbR family DNA-binding protein, whose translation is MSVRVSEFERVLGALAEVQRAEARDYSAFSVRGKRFGYFWPRTRTVGLKQTISEQLALVSERPDAFEVQFTAGGFGWVVAYLDEIEADELAELVYEAWRLSAPEELVAEVPFTRIARA
- a CDS encoding fructosamine kinase family protein, which encodes MSEPGDLREAVLDDGREVVVKRGHAPGAAAAEAAGLRWLAAADAVRVPAVHHHDRDRLVIDRVPAGRPSPPAAERFGRGLARLHAAGAPAFGAPPPDGPVQAWIGRAPMANVTGDDWAAWYAEHRVLPYVRLAVDAGTFGPAEAAVFERACARLPASDEPPARLHGDLWNGNVLWDGREAWLIDPAAHGGHRETDLAMLHLFGCPHLDRVVAAYDEAAPLAAGRRDRIGAHQLFPLLVHTVLFGQSYAGQALAAARTLG
- a CDS encoding HNH endonuclease family protein; the protein is MPRTRALVLLALLAGSSLTGCKPVGDLAAGTGAQPAATAAPPVAPAEARARLAQLKIAVRGTIDGYSRDKFPHWDKVDGACDTREEVLKRDGEDVTTDAQCAPKSGTWVSPYDGETWHKASDVDIDHLVPLGQAWLSGAKAWTQERREQFANDLVRPQLHAVTDNLNEQKGDKAPDQWKPPLVSYWCTYATDWIVVKADYGLTITVPEKTALETMLQRC